Within Kutzneria chonburiensis, the genomic segment TTCGGCGATTTCCGGCAGCACCGTGAAGTCCGCCCACAGCGCCTCCCACGAGCTGACCCGCTCGACCTCGCGATGCCCCCGATACGCATTGGCCCGCCACGTCTCACGGGCCGCGGCCAGCACCGCGTCGACGTCCTCGTGAAGGGAAAACTCCTGCAACACAAGGGAAATCGCCGCACGCGCGGCGGAGACGTCCGGGATCAGCGTGTCGTCGAGATCGACGAGGACAACCGGCCGCATCAGGCGGCCGAGGCCGTCTCGGTGGTCCAGGCGGCCAGTTCGGCGGCGGCGCGGTCGGGGGTGGTGCGGCGCATGCCGGCGTTCAGGCAGCGGCGTACGACCGCCGGCTGCTCGCGCCACAGCCGCAGGCCGCGGCGGATCAGCACGTGCAGCGGTTTGCGGGCCTCGGTGACGTCGCGGACGAAGCGGCGCACGAAGGTCTTCGCCGCCGACGGGGCCAGCACGATGGCGTCGGCCAGCACACCGGCGTCGCGGCAGCCCTGGACCAGCCGATCGGCGAACAGGCCTTCGGCCAGGAACACCGGGGAGTCACCCAGCGCGATGTCGTGGCAGCCGGTGCGGCGGTCCTCGCCGAAGGAGTAGACCGGCGCGGACACCTGGCCCGTCGAGGCCAGCTCGACGATCGCGGCCAGCGCGGCGTCGGCATGCCAGGAGTTCTCGTGGTCCCAGTCGACCCGGCCGGCATCGTCGCGCGGGAGCAGCGGATCCGTGCCTTCACGGTAGAAGTCGTCCAGACGCAGCACGGGCCAGCCCAGGTGGGCGGCGAGGGTGGACTTGCCCGAGCCCGAGGGCCCGGCCAGCAGCACGACGCGCGGATGAACGGAAGCTGACGGCACGGGTAACGAGTATCTCACACGCGCGGGCGTTGTAACGTCGAACTTATGAGCGACCAGTTGTACGACGGCGGGCTGTTCGGGGCCGACGTCGAGGAGCGGAGCAAGGCCCAGGTGGCGGCCAACGCCCCGCTGGCGGTGCGGATGCGTCCCCGGTCGCTGGACGAGGTCGTCGGCCAGGGGCACCTGCTCGGTGCCGGCGCGCCGCTGCGCCGGCTGGTCGAGGGCGCCGCGCCCGCCTCCGTGATGCTGTACGGCCCGCCCGGCACCGGCAAGACCACCCTGGCCACCCTCGTCTCGCAGGCCACCGGCCGCCGGTTCGTCGCCCTGTCCGCGCTGTCCGCGGGCGTCAAGGAGGTGCGCGAGGTCATCAACGAGGCGCGCCGCCGGCTCGGCCGGACCGGCGAGGCCACGGTGCTGTTCATCGACGAAGTCCACCGTTTCTCCAAGACCCAGCAGGACGCCCTGTTGGGGGCCGTCGAGGACCGGATCGTGCTGCTGGTCGCCGCCACCACCGAGAACCCGTTCTTCTCGGTCGTGTCGCCGCTGCTGTCGCGTTCCCTTGTGCTGCAACTGAAATCCCTCACCGACGACGACGTCCGCGAGGTCGTCCGCCGGGCCGTCACCGACGAGCGAGGCCTCGGCGGCTCGCCCACCTTGTCGCCCGAGGCCGAGGACCACCTCGTCCGCCTCGCCGGCGGCGACGCCCGCCGTGCGCTGACCGCGTTGGAGGCCGCCGCCGAGTCGGCTTCTTCTACCGGCGCCGCCGTCATCGACCTGGCCACGCTCGAGGCCACCGTCGACAAGGCCGCCGTGCGCTACGACCGTGACGGCGACCAGCACTACGACGTGATCAGCGCCTTCATCAAGTCCATCCGCGGTTCCGATGTCGACGCCACCCTGCACTACCTGGCCCGCATGATCGAGGCCGGCGAGGACCCTCGCTTCATCGCCCGTCGGCTCGTCGTGCATGCCAGCGAGGACGTCGGCATGGCCGACCCCACCGCCATCCAGGTCTGCGTCGCCGCCGCGCAGGCCGTGCAGCTCATCGGCATGCCCGAGGCTCGGATCAACCTTGCCCAGGCCGCCATCCACCTCGCCACTGCCCCCAAGTCCAACTCCGTCGTCGTCGCCATCGACGCCGCCCTCTCCGACGTTCGCCGTGGGTCCGCCGGCACAGTTCCCCCTCATCTCCGCGACGGCCACTACGCCGGCGCCAAGAAGCTCGGCAACGCCCAGGGCTACCGCTATCCCCACGACGTTCCCGAGGGCGTCGTCACGCAGCAGTACCCGCCCGACGATCTGGTGGGGACGGACTACTACAACCCGACTTCCCGGGGGAACGAGCGAGCCTTGTCCGAGCGCGTTCCCAAGCTGCGCAAGGTGATCCGCGGCCAGGAGTGAAGTCGGCGGCCTCGACGCAGGATTGTCGGTGCCCGCACCTACGATGCGAAGCATGCCCCGATATGTCGACGAGGACCTCAACGGTGCCGAGTTTCGAGAGTGCGACCTGACCGGAGCCCGGCTGATCGGCGTCGTCATGCAGGATGCCGTGATCGACGGATTCGTCACCAACCTCGTGGTGAACGGGGTCGAGGTCACCGAGTACGTCGAGGCGGAGCTTGACCGGCGGCATCCGGTGCGGGGGCTGCTCCGCGCCGAGGAGCCGGCCGATCTGCGCGAGGCGTCGCGTCAGCTCCATGCCGGCTGGGCGGACACGATTGAACGAATCCGCCGTGCGCCGGGCATCGAGCGCCGAAGCGTGAACGACGAG encodes:
- a CDS encoding uridine kinase family protein is translated as MPSASVHPRVVLLAGPSGSGKSTLAAHLGWPVLRLDDFYREGTDPLLPRDDAGRVDWDHENSWHADAALAAIVELASTGQVSAPVYSFGEDRRTGCHDIALGDSPVFLAEGLFADRLVQGCRDAGVLADAIVLAPSAAKTFVRRFVRDVTEARKPLHVLIRRGLRLWREQPAVVRRCLNAGMRRTTPDRAAAELAAWTTETASAA
- a CDS encoding replication-associated recombination protein A → MSDQLYDGGLFGADVEERSKAQVAANAPLAVRMRPRSLDEVVGQGHLLGAGAPLRRLVEGAAPASVMLYGPPGTGKTTLATLVSQATGRRFVALSALSAGVKEVREVINEARRRLGRTGEATVLFIDEVHRFSKTQQDALLGAVEDRIVLLVAATTENPFFSVVSPLLSRSLVLQLKSLTDDDVREVVRRAVTDERGLGGSPTLSPEAEDHLVRLAGGDARRALTALEAAAESASSTGAAVIDLATLEATVDKAAVRYDRDGDQHYDVISAFIKSIRGSDVDATLHYLARMIEAGEDPRFIARRLVVHASEDVGMADPTAIQVCVAAAQAVQLIGMPEARINLAQAAIHLATAPKSNSVVVAIDAALSDVRRGSAGTVPPHLRDGHYAGAKKLGNAQGYRYPHDVPEGVVTQQYPPDDLVGTDYYNPTSRGNERALSERVPKLRKVIRGQE